Proteins from a genomic interval of Rattus norvegicus strain BN/NHsdMcwi chromosome 2, GRCr8, whole genome shotgun sequence:
- the Mfsd8 gene encoding major facilitator superfamily domain-containing protein 8 isoform X4, which yields MLIARGLVGFGAGNVAVVRSYIAGATSLQERTGAMANTSTCQALGFILGPVFQTCFALIGEKGVAWDIIKLQINMYTAPVLLASFLGILNIILILFILREHRVDDLGRQCKSVNVPEENADELQIPEGSIDQVAVVATNIVFFVVLFIFAVYETILTPLTMDMYAWTQEQAVLYNGIILVAFGVEAVLVFMGVKLLSKKIGERAILLGGFVVVWVGFFILLPWGNQFPKIQWEDLHNSSTPNTTFGEIIIDLWNSPREDHSEQPTGCPIEQAWCLYTPVIHLAQFLTAAVLVGIGYPACSVMSYTLYSKVLGPKPQGIYMGWLTTSGSAARILGPVFISHVYTYLGPRWAVSLVCGIVAFTILLIGAVYKRLVAFSVRYGRIQE from the exons ATGTTGATTGCTCGTGGATTGGTCGGATTCGGAGCAG GAAATGTAGCTGTTGTCCGATCATACATTGCCGGTGCTACTTCCCTTCAGGAAAGAACGGGTGCCATGGCTAATACGAGCACATGCCAAGCCCTGGGCTTTATTCTGGGTCCAG TTTTTCAGACTTGCTTTGCACTCATTGGAGAAAAGGGTGTGGCATGGGACATCATCAAGCTTCAGATCAACATGTACACAGCTCCAGTTTTACTTGCATCCTTCCTGGGAATTCTAAACATTATTCTGATTCTTTTTATATTAAG AGAGCATCGTGTGGATGACTTGGGACGTCAGTGTAAGAGTGTCAATGTTCCAGAAG AAAATGCAGATGAACTTCAGATTCCTGAAGGAAGTATTGATCAAGTTGCTGTTGTGGCCACCAATATTgtgttttttgtggttttgtttatcTTTGCTGTTTATGAAAC AATCCTCACTCCATTAACGATGGACATGTACGCCTGGACCCAGGAGCAGGCTGTGCtctataatggaataatccttgTTGCTTTTGGAGTTGAGGCAGTTCTTGTTTTCATGGGTGTTAAATTACTTTCCAAAAA gatTGGCGAGCGTGCTATTCTCCTGGGAGGATTCGTGGTTGTATGGGTCGGCTTCTTTATCTTGTTACCCTGGGGAAATCAGTTTCCCAAAATACAGTGGGAAG ATTTACATAACAGCTCAACCCCTAATACTACATTTGGGGAAATTATTATTGATCTTTGGAATTCTCCAAGAGAAGATCACAGTGAACAGCCAACTGGATGCCCAATTGAACAGGCCTGGTGCCTATACACCCCAGTGATTCATCTGGCCCAGTTCCTGACAGCTGCTGTGCTAGTTGGAATAGGCTATCCAGCCTGCAGTGTCATGTCCTATACATTATACTCAAAAGTTCTAGGACCCAAACCTCAG GGTATATACATGGGCTGGTTAACCACTTCTGGAAGTGCAGCACGGATTCTTGGGCCTGTGTTCATCAGCCATGTGTACACTTACTTGGGCCCACGATGGGCAGTCAGCCTTGTGTGTGGAATAGTAGCGTTCACCATCTTGCTAATAGGAGCTGTTTACAAAAGACTCGTTGCCTTTTCTGTCAGATATGGGAGGATCCAGGAGTAA
- the Mfsd8 gene encoding major facilitator superfamily domain-containing protein 8 isoform X5 has protein sequence MANLGSEAEREPLLGTGSPGSREWGMIETQEHYKSRWKSVRILYLTMFLSSVENADELQIPEGSIDQVAVVATNIVFFVVLFIFAVYETILTPLTMDMYAWTQEQAVLYNGIILVAFGVEAVLVFMGVKLLSKKIGERAILLGGFVVVWVGFFILLPWGNQFPKIQWEDLHNSSTPNTTFGEIIIDLWNSPREDHSEQPTGCPIEQAWCLYTPVIHLAQFLTAAVLVGIGYPACSVMSYTLYSKVLGPKPQGIYMGWLTTSGSAARILGPVFISHVYTYLGPRWAVSLVCGIVAFTILLIGAVYKRLVAFSVRYGRIQE, from the exons ATGGCGAACCTGGGAAGCGAGGCCGAGAGGGAGCCCCTCCTGGGCACTGGCTCGCCCGGAAGCAG AGAATGGGGCATGATAGAAACCCAAGAGCATTACAAGAGTAGATGGAAGTCTGTGAGGATTCTCTACCTTACTATGTTCCTCAGCAGTGTGG AAAATGCAGATGAACTTCAGATTCCTGAAGGAAGTATTGATCAAGTTGCTGTTGTGGCCACCAATATTgtgttttttgtggttttgtttatcTTTGCTGTTTATGAAAC AATCCTCACTCCATTAACGATGGACATGTACGCCTGGACCCAGGAGCAGGCTGTGCtctataatggaataatccttgTTGCTTTTGGAGTTGAGGCAGTTCTTGTTTTCATGGGTGTTAAATTACTTTCCAAAAA gatTGGCGAGCGTGCTATTCTCCTGGGAGGATTCGTGGTTGTATGGGTCGGCTTCTTTATCTTGTTACCCTGGGGAAATCAGTTTCCCAAAATACAGTGGGAAG ATTTACATAACAGCTCAACCCCTAATACTACATTTGGGGAAATTATTATTGATCTTTGGAATTCTCCAAGAGAAGATCACAGTGAACAGCCAACTGGATGCCCAATTGAACAGGCCTGGTGCCTATACACCCCAGTGATTCATCTGGCCCAGTTCCTGACAGCTGCTGTGCTAGTTGGAATAGGCTATCCAGCCTGCAGTGTCATGTCCTATACATTATACTCAAAAGTTCTAGGACCCAAACCTCAG GGTATATACATGGGCTGGTTAACCACTTCTGGAAGTGCAGCACGGATTCTTGGGCCTGTGTTCATCAGCCATGTGTACACTTACTTGGGCCCACGATGGGCAGTCAGCCTTGTGTGTGGAATAGTAGCGTTCACCATCTTGCTAATAGGAGCTGTTTACAAAAGACTCGTTGCCTTTTCTGTCAGATATGGGAGGATCCAGGAGTAA
- the Mfsd8 gene encoding major facilitator superfamily domain-containing protein 8 produces MANLGSEAEREPLLGTGSPGSREWGMIETQEHYKSRWKSVRILYLTMFLSSVGFSIVIMSIWPYLQKIDQTADASFLGWVIASYSLGQMVASPLFGLWSNYRPRKEPLIVSIFISVAANCLYAYVHVPAAHNKYYMLIARGLVGFGAGNVAVVRSYIAGATSLQERTGAMANTSTCQALGFILGPVFQTCFALIGEKGVAWDIIKLQINMYTAPVLLASFLGILNIILILFILREHRVDDLGRQCKSVNVPEENADELQIPEGSIDQVAVVATNIVFFVVLFIFAVYETILTPLTMDMYAWTQEQAVLYNGIILVAFGVEAVLVFMGVKLLSKKIGERAILLGGFVVVWVGFFILLPWGNQFPKIQWEDLHNSSTPNTTFGEIIIDLWNSPREDHSEQPTGCPIEQAWCLYTPVIHLAQFLTAAVLVGIGYPACSVMSYTLYSKVLGPKPQGIYMGWLTTSGSAARILGPVFISHVYTYLGPRWAVSLVCGIVAFTILLIGAVYKRLVAFSVRYGRIQE; encoded by the exons ATGGCGAACCTGGGAAGCGAGGCCGAGAGGGAGCCCCTCCTGGGCACTGGCTCGCCCGGAAGCAG AGAATGGGGCATGATAGAAACCCAAGAGCATTACAAGAGTAGATGGAAGTCTGTGAGGATTCTCTACCTTACTATGTTCCTCAGCAGTGTGG GTTTTTCTATTGTGATAATGTCCATCTGGCCATATCTTCAAAAG ATTGATCAGACAGCTGATGCAAGTTTTTTGGGCTGGGTTATTGCTTCATATAGTCTTGGCCAAATGGTAGCTTCACCTCTATTTGGCTTATGGTCTAATTATAGGCCAAGAAAAGAACCTCTTATCGTCTCCATCTTTATTTCGGTGGCAGCCAATTGCTTGTACGCATATGTCCATGTGCCAGCTGCTCATAATAAATACTACATGTTGATTGCTCGTGGATTGGTCGGATTCGGAGCAG GAAATGTAGCTGTTGTCCGATCATACATTGCCGGTGCTACTTCCCTTCAGGAAAGAACGGGTGCCATGGCTAATACGAGCACATGCCAAGCCCTGGGCTTTATTCTGGGTCCAG TTTTTCAGACTTGCTTTGCACTCATTGGAGAAAAGGGTGTGGCATGGGACATCATCAAGCTTCAGATCAACATGTACACAGCTCCAGTTTTACTTGCATCCTTCCTGGGAATTCTAAACATTATTCTGATTCTTTTTATATTAAG AGAGCATCGTGTGGATGACTTGGGACGTCAGTGTAAGAGTGTCAATGTTCCAGAAG AAAATGCAGATGAACTTCAGATTCCTGAAGGAAGTATTGATCAAGTTGCTGTTGTGGCCACCAATATTgtgttttttgtggttttgtttatcTTTGCTGTTTATGAAAC AATCCTCACTCCATTAACGATGGACATGTACGCCTGGACCCAGGAGCAGGCTGTGCtctataatggaataatccttgTTGCTTTTGGAGTTGAGGCAGTTCTTGTTTTCATGGGTGTTAAATTACTTTCCAAAAA gatTGGCGAGCGTGCTATTCTCCTGGGAGGATTCGTGGTTGTATGGGTCGGCTTCTTTATCTTGTTACCCTGGGGAAATCAGTTTCCCAAAATACAGTGGGAAG ATTTACATAACAGCTCAACCCCTAATACTACATTTGGGGAAATTATTATTGATCTTTGGAATTCTCCAAGAGAAGATCACAGTGAACAGCCAACTGGATGCCCAATTGAACAGGCCTGGTGCCTATACACCCCAGTGATTCATCTGGCCCAGTTCCTGACAGCTGCTGTGCTAGTTGGAATAGGCTATCCAGCCTGCAGTGTCATGTCCTATACATTATACTCAAAAGTTCTAGGACCCAAACCTCAG GGTATATACATGGGCTGGTTAACCACTTCTGGAAGTGCAGCACGGATTCTTGGGCCTGTGTTCATCAGCCATGTGTACACTTACTTGGGCCCACGATGGGCAGTCAGCCTTGTGTGTGGAATAGTAGCGTTCACCATCTTGCTAATAGGAGCTGTTTACAAAAGACTCGTTGCCTTTTCTGTCAGATATGGGAGGATCCAGGAGTAA
- the Mfsd8 gene encoding major facilitator superfamily domain-containing protein 8 isoform X3, translating into MEVCEDSLPYYVPQQCGFFYCDNVHLAISSKANCLYAYVHVPAAHNKYYMLIARGLVGFGAGNVAVVRSYIAGATSLQERTGAMANTSTCQALGFILGPVFQTCFALIGEKGVAWDIIKLQINMYTAPVLLASFLGILNIILILFILREHRVDDLGRQCKSVNVPEENADELQIPEGSIDQVAVVATNIVFFVVLFIFAVYETILTPLTMDMYAWTQEQAVLYNGIILVAFGVEAVLVFMGVKLLSKKIGERAILLGGFVVVWVGFFILLPWGNQFPKIQWEDLHNSSTPNTTFGEIIIDLWNSPREDHSEQPTGCPIEQAWCLYTPVIHLAQFLTAAVLVGIGYPACSVMSYTLYSKVLGPKPQGIYMGWLTTSGSAARILGPVFISHVYTYLGPRWAVSLVCGIVAFTILLIGAVYKRLVAFSVRYGRIQE; encoded by the exons ATGGAAGTCTGTGAGGATTCTCTACCTTACTATGTTCCTCAGCAGTGTGG GTTTTTCTATTGTGATAATGTCCATCTGGCCATATCTTCAAAAG CCAATTGCTTGTACGCATATGTCCATGTGCCAGCTGCTCATAATAAATACTACATGTTGATTGCTCGTGGATTGGTCGGATTCGGAGCAG GAAATGTAGCTGTTGTCCGATCATACATTGCCGGTGCTACTTCCCTTCAGGAAAGAACGGGTGCCATGGCTAATACGAGCACATGCCAAGCCCTGGGCTTTATTCTGGGTCCAG TTTTTCAGACTTGCTTTGCACTCATTGGAGAAAAGGGTGTGGCATGGGACATCATCAAGCTTCAGATCAACATGTACACAGCTCCAGTTTTACTTGCATCCTTCCTGGGAATTCTAAACATTATTCTGATTCTTTTTATATTAAG AGAGCATCGTGTGGATGACTTGGGACGTCAGTGTAAGAGTGTCAATGTTCCAGAAG AAAATGCAGATGAACTTCAGATTCCTGAAGGAAGTATTGATCAAGTTGCTGTTGTGGCCACCAATATTgtgttttttgtggttttgtttatcTTTGCTGTTTATGAAAC AATCCTCACTCCATTAACGATGGACATGTACGCCTGGACCCAGGAGCAGGCTGTGCtctataatggaataatccttgTTGCTTTTGGAGTTGAGGCAGTTCTTGTTTTCATGGGTGTTAAATTACTTTCCAAAAA gatTGGCGAGCGTGCTATTCTCCTGGGAGGATTCGTGGTTGTATGGGTCGGCTTCTTTATCTTGTTACCCTGGGGAAATCAGTTTCCCAAAATACAGTGGGAAG ATTTACATAACAGCTCAACCCCTAATACTACATTTGGGGAAATTATTATTGATCTTTGGAATTCTCCAAGAGAAGATCACAGTGAACAGCCAACTGGATGCCCAATTGAACAGGCCTGGTGCCTATACACCCCAGTGATTCATCTGGCCCAGTTCCTGACAGCTGCTGTGCTAGTTGGAATAGGCTATCCAGCCTGCAGTGTCATGTCCTATACATTATACTCAAAAGTTCTAGGACCCAAACCTCAG GGTATATACATGGGCTGGTTAACCACTTCTGGAAGTGCAGCACGGATTCTTGGGCCTGTGTTCATCAGCCATGTGTACACTTACTTGGGCCCACGATGGGCAGTCAGCCTTGTGTGTGGAATAGTAGCGTTCACCATCTTGCTAATAGGAGCTGTTTACAAAAGACTCGTTGCCTTTTCTGTCAGATATGGGAGGATCCAGGAGTAA
- the Mfsd8 gene encoding major facilitator superfamily domain-containing protein 8 isoform X2: MANLGSEAEREPLLGTGSPGSREWGMIETQEHYKSRWKSVRILYLTMFLSSVGFSIVIMSIWPYLQKIDQTADASFLGWVIASYSLGQMVASPLFGLWSNYRPRKEPLIVSIFISVAANCLYAYVHVPAAHNKYYMLIARGLVGFGAGNVAVVRSYIAGATSLQERTGAMANTSTCQALGFILGPENADELQIPEGSIDQVAVVATNIVFFVVLFIFAVYETILTPLTMDMYAWTQEQAVLYNGIILVAFGVEAVLVFMGVKLLSKKIGERAILLGGFVVVWVGFFILLPWGNQFPKIQWEDLHNSSTPNTTFGEIIIDLWNSPREDHSEQPTGCPIEQAWCLYTPVIHLAQFLTAAVLVGIGYPACSVMSYTLYSKVLGPKPQGIYMGWLTTSGSAARILGPVFISHVYTYLGPRWAVSLVCGIVAFTILLIGAVYKRLVAFSVRYGRIQE, encoded by the exons ATGGCGAACCTGGGAAGCGAGGCCGAGAGGGAGCCCCTCCTGGGCACTGGCTCGCCCGGAAGCAG AGAATGGGGCATGATAGAAACCCAAGAGCATTACAAGAGTAGATGGAAGTCTGTGAGGATTCTCTACCTTACTATGTTCCTCAGCAGTGTGG GTTTTTCTATTGTGATAATGTCCATCTGGCCATATCTTCAAAAG ATTGATCAGACAGCTGATGCAAGTTTTTTGGGCTGGGTTATTGCTTCATATAGTCTTGGCCAAATGGTAGCTTCACCTCTATTTGGCTTATGGTCTAATTATAGGCCAAGAAAAGAACCTCTTATCGTCTCCATCTTTATTTCGGTGGCAGCCAATTGCTTGTACGCATATGTCCATGTGCCAGCTGCTCATAATAAATACTACATGTTGATTGCTCGTGGATTGGTCGGATTCGGAGCAG GAAATGTAGCTGTTGTCCGATCATACATTGCCGGTGCTACTTCCCTTCAGGAAAGAACGGGTGCCATGGCTAATACGAGCACATGCCAAGCCCTGGGCTTTATTCTGGGTCCAG AAAATGCAGATGAACTTCAGATTCCTGAAGGAAGTATTGATCAAGTTGCTGTTGTGGCCACCAATATTgtgttttttgtggttttgtttatcTTTGCTGTTTATGAAAC AATCCTCACTCCATTAACGATGGACATGTACGCCTGGACCCAGGAGCAGGCTGTGCtctataatggaataatccttgTTGCTTTTGGAGTTGAGGCAGTTCTTGTTTTCATGGGTGTTAAATTACTTTCCAAAAA gatTGGCGAGCGTGCTATTCTCCTGGGAGGATTCGTGGTTGTATGGGTCGGCTTCTTTATCTTGTTACCCTGGGGAAATCAGTTTCCCAAAATACAGTGGGAAG ATTTACATAACAGCTCAACCCCTAATACTACATTTGGGGAAATTATTATTGATCTTTGGAATTCTCCAAGAGAAGATCACAGTGAACAGCCAACTGGATGCCCAATTGAACAGGCCTGGTGCCTATACACCCCAGTGATTCATCTGGCCCAGTTCCTGACAGCTGCTGTGCTAGTTGGAATAGGCTATCCAGCCTGCAGTGTCATGTCCTATACATTATACTCAAAAGTTCTAGGACCCAAACCTCAG GGTATATACATGGGCTGGTTAACCACTTCTGGAAGTGCAGCACGGATTCTTGGGCCTGTGTTCATCAGCCATGTGTACACTTACTTGGGCCCACGATGGGCAGTCAGCCTTGTGTGTGGAATAGTAGCGTTCACCATCTTGCTAATAGGAGCTGTTTACAAAAGACTCGTTGCCTTTTCTGTCAGATATGGGAGGATCCAGGAGTAA
- the Mfsd8 gene encoding major facilitator superfamily domain-containing protein 8 isoform X6 — MPSPGLYSGSREHRVDDLGRQCKSVNVPEENADELQIPEGSIDQVAVVATNIVFFVVLFIFAVYETILTPLTMDMYAWTQEQAVLYNGIILVAFGVEAVLVFMGVKLLSKKIGERAILLGGFVVVWVGFFILLPWGNQFPKIQWEDLHNSSTPNTTFGEIIIDLWNSPREDHSEQPTGCPIEQAWCLYTPVIHLAQFLTAAVLVGIGYPACSVMSYTLYSKVLGPKPQGIYMGWLTTSGSAARILGPVFISHVYTYLGPRWAVSLVCGIVAFTILLIGAVYKRLVAFSVRYGRIQE; from the exons ATGCCAAGCCCTGGGCTTTATTCTGGGTCCAG AGAGCATCGTGTGGATGACTTGGGACGTCAGTGTAAGAGTGTCAATGTTCCAGAAG AAAATGCAGATGAACTTCAGATTCCTGAAGGAAGTATTGATCAAGTTGCTGTTGTGGCCACCAATATTgtgttttttgtggttttgtttatcTTTGCTGTTTATGAAAC AATCCTCACTCCATTAACGATGGACATGTACGCCTGGACCCAGGAGCAGGCTGTGCtctataatggaataatccttgTTGCTTTTGGAGTTGAGGCAGTTCTTGTTTTCATGGGTGTTAAATTACTTTCCAAAAA gatTGGCGAGCGTGCTATTCTCCTGGGAGGATTCGTGGTTGTATGGGTCGGCTTCTTTATCTTGTTACCCTGGGGAAATCAGTTTCCCAAAATACAGTGGGAAG ATTTACATAACAGCTCAACCCCTAATACTACATTTGGGGAAATTATTATTGATCTTTGGAATTCTCCAAGAGAAGATCACAGTGAACAGCCAACTGGATGCCCAATTGAACAGGCCTGGTGCCTATACACCCCAGTGATTCATCTGGCCCAGTTCCTGACAGCTGCTGTGCTAGTTGGAATAGGCTATCCAGCCTGCAGTGTCATGTCCTATACATTATACTCAAAAGTTCTAGGACCCAAACCTCAG GGTATATACATGGGCTGGTTAACCACTTCTGGAAGTGCAGCACGGATTCTTGGGCCTGTGTTCATCAGCCATGTGTACACTTACTTGGGCCCACGATGGGCAGTCAGCCTTGTGTGTGGAATAGTAGCGTTCACCATCTTGCTAATAGGAGCTGTTTACAAAAGACTCGTTGCCTTTTCTGTCAGATATGGGAGGATCCAGGAGTAA